Part of the Phycisphaerae bacterium genome, GCCCTAAACCACTACAGCGAAATCAAGACTGTTTGGGTTGATTTGGGCAAGTAGCCTCTGCCGTGGTGCAGTGATACGCCCGATGCGCCCCTTCATGAACCAGTCACGGTCGAATTCTTCCCCCGGCGTACTACATGATCGGGGGTCGAGATTCGTGAGCGCCGTGGAAAGGGGCAATTGCGTCGGGATCAGCCCGCATGACTCAAGACCCATGAGACAAGTCGCGCGTACGGCCTTGCCTCATCTGTGAAGGCCATTTGAAACGGGAGAACGTGTCGGAGGAGAGTGTCCGTTGCCCTCGTTCTCAGCACTGCTGATATCCGGCACCAAGCGTCCATACGACTCATGGACCTTTGTCGTAGTTCCGGATCACGTAGTGGTCGAACTTGGCTCCAAGCGAGCGTCAGTTCGGGGCACGATCAAAGGAGTCGGATTCCGGGGAACGGTCAGCCGGGGGGAGGGCATGTATCGGATGCCCGTGCCGCGGGAACTCCAGAAGCAGGCAAAAATAGCCCGTGGTGACAGAGTACGTGTTTTCATGGAGGTCGACGCCGAACCGCGCCCGATCGACATCCCCCGCGAACTTGAAGAGGTATTCAGCTCAAATCCGGATCTTGCCAAGCGATTCCAGGGCCTTCCACCAGCGCACCGCCGCGCGTGGGCGGCTCATATCGCCGACGCCAAGCGCGCTGAGACGCGAATTCGGCGGGCCGCCAAGGCGGCCGCCGGCATCCGCAACAAGAGCTTCCCGGGAGCGTGAGCTTCTTCCCTTGCCTTGGAAGATCGCCCGCGAGTCCTCTCGCCCCAGGCGAAGGGAGCGGTAAGCGGCTTCTGTGCCGATGGATTTTTGAACAACTTGATGGGACGTGATGGCGCGACACGAGGCGCGGGAGTTGCCGTGCGGATTGCACCCCGCCCGACTCGTTCCCGGCAAGCTCGCCCGCAATCATCGGCGGTCGATTCTTACAGTAGTCTGTCGAGGCATTCTATCAGCCG contains:
- a CDS encoding DUF1905 domain-containing protein; this encodes MPSFSALLISGTKRPYDSWTFVVVPDHVVVELGSKRASVRGTIKGVGFRGTVSRGEGMYRMPVPRELQKQAKIARGDRVRVFMEVDAEPRPIDIPRELEEVFSSNPDLAKRFQGLPPAHRRAWAAHIADAKRAETRIRRAAKAAAGIRNKSFPGA